TTTCGAATGATAGTCTTCCCAGAGGGCAAAACTTAAAAATAAAAAAAGACTTACAATATGCTCCACCTCCTCTACAGGGCCGGTGTGATTGTAAGTCGAATTATATGATACTTATTACAGAATGTCTATTGGCAAATAGTTACAAAAATTTAAAAAGGTGAATACCGTAAAGCAATAAAACCCCCGGTAATCCAAGGATTGCGGATGTCAAAGCCGTCCACGGATTAATCCCTACCATGATAGCAAAGTTTTGCGCTGCAAGCATCTCGTTGATGAAAAAAATGGAAATCATCCCAATAATGCCCCGAAGCAGAAAATTGAGAAGAAATTCCGCTTTTTTTCGGAGTGAGATCACACACAATATCACAACACACATCACTATGATCGTTGTTGCTCCGGTAAAATAACTCAAATATTTATCCTCCCCGCTGCCTATCTATATCATTCTATTCAGGAAAGTTTTGAAATATTATATGAATAAATTACCAGTGTAAGTCCATACTTTAGTATTAAAGATGCTGTAAACAATGCCATATACAGGAAAGGCGGACCGGTTATGAAATCCTATTTCAGCAAAAGCTCCTATGTCGATAAAGAGGACAACAGTATACTAAACGATATTGCAAAGACCCGTCGCGCTCTTGAAACCGCCTATGCCGGTTTTGAAAACGCCACGGACCCTGACTTGATCGACTGCTATATTTATGAAGTAAATGCTGTACAGAAACGCTATAAATATCTGCTTCAGGAAGCAGCCAAATTAAATCTGGCAGCAGAGACACCAAAGGCAGAAAATTTATGCGAGGAATCCCCGGCTCCCCTCGTGCGACAGACTTTCCGTGAGTTTCCCTTTTCCGTAGGTTAATCCGGCATATACTGTCTGCGTATTCCCCATAACAGGACCCGAAGTATCCTCCTGACTCACTGTCCGATAAGCCTCCATCAATTCCGTCATCACTTTTCGACAACGACTGAGAGGTTCTATACTGCCACGGACATCTGCTCCTGCCATTTCTTTATTGATATAACTATATAGCCGGAGCAGATTATGTGCTACTTCGTATCTGTGGTCGAGAGAATTCATCAGCTCGGTGACACATCCTCTTGCCTTGCGGATCGCTTCCCGGAATTTATCCCGGTCATTCTGATCCCTGACCGCATCTTCTACATACGCCAGATACATTTCATAAAGTATTACGATCAGCTCGCTCTTATTCGCCTGCGTGATCCGCATCGTAAAATTTTTTCTTGCTTCGTCCGTCATTTTATTTCCCTCTGATCAAAATCCGGATTACTGAAGAAGCTGCAAAATCTGTGACGGCCTCTGATTTGCCTGTGCCAACATCGAAGTACCAGCCTGACTGAGCACCTGATCTTTCGTATATTCTGTCATTTCTTCCGCCATGTTCACATCGATAATCCGTGAATAAGCGGCAGTCATACTTTCCTCCGTCGTATCCAGACTCGATACAATATGCTCCAGACGATTCTCATAGGCGCCGAGACGGGAACGAATATTGGAAATCTCATTGATCGCTTTGGAAATTCTGTCAATCGATTTTCTCGCCTCATCTTCGGTCGAGACGTCCAGATCTTCGATCGCCAGATTTTTACTGGATACTTTCGGAATCCGAATATCCAAAGTCTGTCCTTCATTAGCCCCTACCTGCATTGTCATAGCGCCAATACCGGTCAGATCCAGAACTACAACTTTGTCACCAGGTATATCTCCGGATGCCACCAGGGCTTCCAGATCGATCTCCAATGTCAGAGAGAAACTTTTATCTGCAGTGATTGTCACAGTGCTCATCTTCTCATCATACGAATAGATCTGATTATCCACTGTCTGCTGAGGAACCGGTTTGCCATGTACATTCATTGTCGCAGTGCCGCCCGGTCCTGCTGCCGCTCCATTGATCGTCGCACCGGTAAAATAATACTCACCGGTGACTGCATCCTGATAAGAATGTATCTCCAACTCATAGAAACCGGCTCTTGCTTCATCCGAATATGACTGTATTTTAATCGCAGACGTATTCAGGACCGCATTGGCTTTGTCAGACTTCTCCACATATCCTTTCAGATCAAAGGTGCCATCTAATAATATACTTCCGTTATATTCTGTGGAATCGGCGATACGGTCAATCTCTTCCAACAAAGAATCAACTTCCTCCTGAACAATCTGTCTGTCACCGTCAGACAAAGGACCGTTGGACGCTTTGATGCTCAATTCATTCAGCCTTTGTAACATATCATGCACTTCTGAGAGCGTACCTTCCGCTACACCGATTACGGAAATTCCGTCGTTGGCATTTTGCTCGGCTCTTGTCATACTTCTGATCTGTGCATTCATCCTTTTGGCAATGGCAATACCGGAAGGGCTGTCTTTCGCATGGTTGATCTTATAACCGGAAGACAACTTTTCAATGGAATTGGACAATGCGTTTTCTGATTTTGTGAGGCAGTCATTGGTTATGATTGCCGACATATTAAAGTTTATTTTCATTATAGGAACCCCTTTCTGACTGTTTACGTACGACACTTATCACTGTTTTTGCAATGTTGTAAAGCCTTTTTGTGGAAGTCTGACTCTGCTGACCCTGATTCGTCTCTTCAGAAAAGCCGGTGTGCAGATTTTTACGGAAGCCAATATCCATACTCTCTGTCCGCAGACCTGTCTGCTCCAGGCGTTCTCTGATCTGCTCCTGCATCTCCTGTAATGCTTCATCGCTTCCCTTCTGGGAACCGATCAAAAATCCTTTTACCTGATCGTCTTCGAGCTGAAGTTTGATGACAATCTTTCCATAAGCCTCCATATCCATGGATGCTTCCACCATTCCTTTATTTATATCGGAATGAATCACCTGAAGATGAAGTGCCATCACCGAATCTTCCATCATAACCGGAATTTCATATCTCTCGGTGTCCGCCAGTTTTGCTGTAAACGAAACCTGTTTATAGATCAGACCAAGCTGTCTCATATCCAGAGAAGTCACATTGTCTGTCTCATACATGGCCTCATCCAATATCTCTTTTTGCGTATCTGCCAGTTTATGATAAGCCTCGGCTGCCTCTTCCCTGCTCTCAAAATTTTCTTCCAGCTGCGCAATTTTTTCTTCCAGCTGGTTTTTATTATCGACAGAATGCGCATCCGCTTCCTGTCTGATCTTTTTCCAAGCTCCGGACATATCCTGTTCGCAGGCCGCCATTGCTCTGACATTTTCCAGCGTGACCGGTTCTTCCAACATTTCCAGCATATTCACAGCATTTTTTTCCACTTGCTGCGCCTGTCTGTACTGTGCGATCTGCTCTCTCCGGTAAGCGCTGTCTGCCGATCTGTCGCTCTCTGTCTGACGCATTTTCTCGGCAAACGCCTCCAGACCCATAGCTTCATCCACTGCCGCCCCAATCAGCTTGTCGGCATCCAGATTGTTATAAATTTCACGACTGAGCCGTCTGTAATAGTCGATTTCCTTTTCCTGTTTCGTTCCCGTAAAGGCCGCATCAATCTGACTGTCTATCGAAACACCTTTTTCTTTTACTTCGTGCAACACGCCCGTATCGTCATCCACTGCCGTATCCATCCGCTTTGCATGTGCGGTCCGCACTGCCGTGAGCAAATTTTTAAAGGAAAGCTCACCACCTTGATGGATCAGGCTTCCAATCACTGCCCCGTCGGACTTTTCCACCTGGCGGAGAAGCCGGTAAATTCCAATGTAAGACTGCTTTTCTTCTTCTGTAATTTCTTTCTTCTGTTCCAGTTTATATAAAAATCTGCTGAACTTCTCCTGTTCCTTCTGCGGATCGTCCTGCTGCTGTCTGCTCAGATAATCATCCAGCTCTTCCACTGTCATTGCCAGCGGATTTTTACCGTCCCGGATCATTTGCAGAGTGGCTGCAGGCGTCATCTTCTGAACGACATTGCGCAATGCCTGATCAGCCGCTTTTACTGTCGCTATATTTTCTTCCGTGATCTCCAGTTGATTATAACCAAGTATTCTCACGGCTCTCTTATTGGCATCGGTCGTCTCCAGTCCTAATTCTTCCAGCAGACTTTCCGTACTGTCAAACGCTTTTCGGATAGAATCTCCCATATCACTGCGCGGAGCGGTCTGGAATGTTTCATAACTCTCATTGGCCTTTTTGTAAGCTAAGGCCAGTGCTTCCCCTTCCTCCCTTACCTGATGCAATGTAAATTCAGACTGTGAAACACTTACCCGGCCCACAACTGCTGCCGGCATCTGCGGGATACTTTGAACCGCAGCCGTTGCCTCTTCGTACAGTGCGGCTCTCTCCGCAGTCTCCTGCGTCCCTTCCCCTCCAAATAAAATCCTGTTTTGCGCATCTTCGACATCTTTCAGAGCCTCTATCACTTTTTCCAGCTCTTGTGTCTCAATCGAATAACCGCTCTTCAACAGTTCTCTGTTGGCAGCGATTGTCATCTGTAGTCTGATTTCTTCCAACTGCCTTCTGGCCGCAGCGTTCTCTTCCGTAACATGATAATAACCACTTTCCAGTAACCTTTGCGCCGCATCCAGATTGCGCAGTGTCAGGCTCTTTCCCTGACCGGCAGTCAGATCTGCCGCCTGATCTGAAAGCTCCTGCGTCCGCTTCCAGATCTTTGCCGCCTGTTCCCAGAGAGAAAGAGCTCCTGTCAGATTCGCCCTGGAAGGTTTTTTTCCGTCTGCTACTGCTGCCGCCATCGCCTGCATTAATGCTTTCTGCCCGATCGGCAGAGAGATATTTTTCATTTCCATATAAGAAGTCAGAGTCTCTTTCGTCAGCGGGATACCGGAGCTGATCAGCCACTTTGCCCCTTCTTCGGCCTCCGCCACTCCTTCCAGTCCGGCATCTTCAATGATATGATCTATTTGAGATTTTAGTCCGTCCCAGTTAAAATCTTCCGCTTTTTTTGTCAAATATCCGAGATCGTCCCGATAATAGCCCTTTCCCTGTCTGCCCATCTGCTCCGTACTACTGTACTGTGCCACATAAAGATCTTCTATAACCGGTTCTTTTCCGTTCGTAATCATGTATTTGGCAGCATCATCACTTGGCTCTGACAATTTCCCTGCCTCTTCCAATGCCTGAAACGCCATTTTTGCAGTCTCTTCCGTGAGTGGCACACCCATCTCAGAAAATGTCCGTGACATTTCTTCTGCCAGTGCCGCATCTCCTGTTATTTCCGTCAGCGTTTCCATATCGATCGTGTCCGTATATCCTGCTATCGATACCCCAGCCTGCATCAGAGACGCCTTAATCCTGTCTACGATCGTCACGGCAGTCTCCACTTCCGTATCTCCCGGTTCATAACCGTTCTCCTGAAGATTTGCAAAGTCTTCATCGGACATTGTATTCGACATAACTGCCATATAGTCGCGCGTCAGAGCAACATTTTGCCTGCCCGCTTCCTGCATAATCTCTTCTGTCGTTTTTGCATGTCCCTTTTCTATCTCATGGCCGGAAGCTGTTTTCCCAATATCAATCGTATAACCGGTTTCTGTGCCGATCCTGCGGACCGCGGATTCTCTCTGTGCTGTCTGGTATCTTTCTATTTTCTGATCCCTGTCTGTCGGCTGGAATGTGATTTTCATACAATCTCCTTGTTGTCTAAAAAGTAATAGAATAAAAGGCAAGCGCACAATGCACTCACCTTTTATTTCGGCTTGCTCTATAATTTTCTTAACCTAAAAAACAAATATGGCAGATGTGTACGGCGGAAGATCAAAACAGATTGAATAATCCCGGTAGTCGCACGGCGTTTTTTCCGCTGCGATCGACAGAGGAATCTCATTGCCATCTCCTCCGAATTTCGTATCATCACTGTTGAGCAGCAATTTATATTTCTTTTTATCAGGGACACCGACACGATATTCCTTTCTCTCCATCGGCGTCATATTCATGACAAACAACAATTTTTGTTTACCGGACGGACATTTGCGGATAAAGGCATAGGTACTCTGTTCTGCGTCGTCAGCTTTAACCCATTCGAATCCTTCCCAGCTGTTATCAATTTCATGCAGACAGGAATACTTCCGGTAGATTTTCAACAGTTCCGCTACATAGTCCTGCATACCACGATTTAATTCCTCGCCGAGCAGAAACCAGTCAAGCTCTCTCTCTTCACTCCACTCTCTCTCCTGACCGAATTCCTGGCCCATAAACAACAGTTTCTTTCCCTCGTGACCGAACATGTATGTATATCCGGTCCTTAAGTTTGCATACTTGTCTTTCTGGTATCCTGGCATTTTGTTGACCATCGAACATTTGAGATGAACGACTTCATCGTGAGACAGCGGCATAATATAGTTTTCGCTGTCATTATAGCTCATGGCAAACGTCATCGCATAATGATTTCCCTTCCGATAAATCGGGTCCAGTTTCATATATTCGCAGAAATCATGCATCCAGCCCATATTCCATTTAAAGCTGAAATACAGACCGCCTTCCTCGATCGACCCTGTTACTTTTGGCCAGGCAGTCGATTCCTCAGCGATTGTCATCACACCCGGGAATGTCCCGCGGATGACAGAATTCATATGTTTGAAAAATTCGATCGCTTCCAGATTTTTATTATCGCCATATTTATTGGCCACCCATTGACCATCCTGCTTTCCATAATCCAGATAAAGCATGGAAGCGACAGCGTCAACCCGCAGACCATCGATATGAAATTCTTTGATCCAGAAAAGAGCGTTGGCAATCAGAAAATTGACAACTTCATTTTTACTGTAATTAAATATTTTCGTTCCCCAGTCCGGATGTTCCCCGAGTCGCGAATCCGGATGTTCAAACACGGCAGAGCCATCAAATTCCGCCAGGCCATGTGCATCTTTTGGAAAATGAGCGGGTACCCAGTCCAGAATTACGCCGATCTTATTCTTATGAAGTTTATTGACAAGATATGCAAACTCTTTCGGCGTCCCATATCTGGAAGTAGGCGCATAATAACCAGTCACCTGATAACCCCAGGAACCATCAAACGGATGTTCTGCAATTCCCATCAGCTCCACATGTGTATAGCGCATTTTTTTCAGATATTTGACAAGCGCGTCTGCAAATTCCTTATAACTGTAAAACCCTTCACTTTCTTCATCAGGATGGCGCATCCAGGAACCGATATGACATTCATAAATTGCGATCGGCTCCGCATTCAGATCTTTTTTTTCTCTCGCTTCCATCCATTCGCTGTCTGACCATTTGATATGACCGAGATCGGTGATGACAGACGCCGTATCAGGCCGTTTTTGTGCATAATTGGCAAAAGGGTCCGCCTTGTACAATTTTCTTCCATCCTGCGCTGTGACCAGAAATTTATATAATTCTCCCTCTTTGATACCAGGTATAAACAGAGTATAGATACCGATGGGACCGATTTTTTCCATCTCATGAATTTCCTCATCCCAGTCGTTAAAACTGCCTATAACATTGACTTTTGCCGCATTTGGCGCCCAAACCGCAAAAAATACCCCTTTTTTCCCCTTTTCTTCGGATAGATGCGCACCCAGTTTTTTATAAATATCATAATGCGTACCCTTCGCAAACAAATACTGATCTGCTTCCGAAATAAATACAGTCTCCCGCTCTGCCATGTCCGGCTCCCTCCTTTTTACTTTATACGAAATCCTTCTCCCGTAAAATAATCATATCGTCGCTGTCATAACGTTTTCCCAATAAAATATCCATAAAATGACCCATATTTTTTTTGCCGGCATGAAAGATCGCCTCATCCACAATCTCCTTGACTTCTTTCATCGTCACCGAATGTTCGCTCGTCTGCATTTCCGCTATTCTTGTATATAAGGCAAGCACACCGAGCTCATCGATCACATATTCCTGCTCGAACGCATACCGCTTTCCAAACAATACAAGAGAATCATTGTCCAATGCCTCCACGTCAATCCTTAAATTAAAATTTTGATGGAGAATCTGATGAGTGTCAAGCAGTTTGTTCATATTGATCTTTGTATCTTCCAGAATAACGATGATTCCCTGATTTTCCTGCTCCAGCAGTTTCGTCATAGATTTGATCGCTGTTTCTTTCAGTTCCCCTGCTCCCTCTACAATCAAAGCGCCATTGTCTAGCTTATCGAACGTCTTCTGCATATCCTTATGATTCAGCGCCTGTCCGGTGATCTTTGCCATCTTTCCGGAGAAATTATTGTCCGTCATCTGAATCTCTTTGATAATATTTTTCGCCAGCTTGATCGTACCCATCCCCGGTTCTCCGGTCAAAATCACATTACCTGTGTACGAAGCGAGACTGATCTGATCAAGTGTGCTTATGATCTGATTTTTGGTAGATTTTGTCTGGATAAAAGAGCCAAAAAGTTTTTTCTCTTCTGCGGTCATTGCACGCTGTGGTTTTTCCAGTCTCTCCTCTTTTATCTCGCCGGCTGTTCTCTTTTTCTGTTCCCGTCCTGCTTCCTCCGCAGCCTCTTTGTCTTCACCTGTTTCTTTTATCTCAGATTTTTCTGCTTTCTCTTTTTGTATTTCTTCAGCTTCTGCCTGTTCTTGAGTATTTAGAGGATTCTCCACATTTTCCGCTTCTATTGCATGAGCAACATCATCTGCTGCATGGACGGGCTCTTCTGAATCTTCCGTATGTACTGTTTCTTCCGCAGCTTCTGTATCCTTTGTCTCTGCGGTTATCTCCTGCTCCGCCCCCGACTTCTCTCCTTCTGCCACAGCTTTGCCTACGGCTTCCATTTCTTCCTCGGTAAAATTCTGAGTCGCACTCTTTTCCTCGATTTCTTCCAGTTCTTCTACTTCCGGAAGATCTTCCTCTGAATCCTCTGCTTTTTCCGGTTTTGCTGCCTCCTTCAAAGCCCCTTGCTTTTCCTTCTCAATGGATTCTTCTGCCATAGCATCCAATTCTGCGAGAATTCCCTGCCTTGTTGAGACGTCAAATTGAGAAAAGATCTCTCCGGTCTGTTCTTTCACCCTCTGTCTGACAGCTGCTGCCCGTTTTTCTTCATTCTCCTTTTTCATCTTTTCCCATTCAAGAAGAATATCATTGATACTGATCTGGCCTGTGATCTGTTTTTCAATGCTGTCCTTTGCAGGCATTACAAATCTGATCTGGCCGTTGTACTCCTGAGACAGTATATCGTCAAAATCCCCGGTTGTTTCTCTGGCCATACTTTCCGCAGATGGCATCAGAGACTGTGAAATAGCCATTTCTGTCTGTGGACTGACCATTTCCGGCTGAGGACTGACCGGTTCCCGAACAACTGCCGGTTCCTGCAAAATCTCCTGAGGAAAGGTGACAACCTTTTCCCCGACAGAAGGAATTTCCATCGTATCCGTATCTTCAAAATATACTTCTTCTGCCTCAGGTACTTCTTCTTTTATCTCTTCGTATGCTTCCGGTTCTTCCTCCTCCGGCTGTTCCAGAAGATTGGTCAGGATTTCTCTCGTAAAATCTCCTGCCCCATCCATATATAATTCTTCCGTCTGTGACTGATGAGTCTGCGGCTGCTGCTCATATATTGTCGGTTGTGGTTCATAAACCTGGGCTTCCGGCTCATAAAGCTGTGTCTGAGTCTCGTAAAGTTGTGTCTGAGGTTCATAAAACTGTGTTTGAGGTTCATAAATCGTAGTTTGTTGTTCATACATGCCGGGATCCTGCTCGTACATTCCCGGTTCTTCTTCATAAACATCTATCTCATCCGTATCGGCTCCGGTCATATAATTTCTGATTTCATCCGTACCAAGGTCAGAACCGATGGCCGTATACTCTATCGTAGGCTGTGCTTCCCCGGAAGACTGTTCTTCTCCGAGTACTTTTCTCATACTCTCTGCCAGCTCTTTTTGCAGATTGATCGTCGCATATTCCCCTACATTAACCGGTTTTACTTCAATATTCAGTTCATCATCCTCAATTTTTTGCGGGATCGGTGCGGACGGCGCCGGAACACCTTTCAACTTTTTATATTTCTTCTGTTGATCCGTGTTCAAAGGGGCATGAAGCATCTTCAGCTCCAGTGCTTTCAATACATATTTCCCTTCCCCAAACCAGAGTACGAGCTCATCGCACTCTTCCACACATTTCGTGCCGAGTCCGATTCTGTGATACAGATAAGCAAGCTCATAAGCCCATTTTTCTCTGTATTCCCTTCTTTTTAATTCTTCCAGGACAGCAATCCTCTCTTCCAGCGTCACTTCCTGGGCTTCGTATAATTTATATTGGAGTACGTATCTTCCGTTATCTCTCGGTGCTGTCTGGACAAATTCTTTATAATATTCCACTGCGTGTACGACATCATCCAATTTGATTGAAAGTTCACAGAGAGAGTAAATAATCATCCTTCCACCCGGATGACGTTCATAAGCAAGCAATAAAATTTCTCTGCTCTCCTCGTATCTTCTGTTGATTTTATACAGATCACTAACCGTACAGAGCATATTGACACTTCTCACTTTACGCCAGTCGATACTATCCGCAATCTCCATTGCCTCTGTATATTTCTTTCTTCCGATTAACGTTTTGATTTCCTCTGAACGAATCTTATATTCATATTTATCCAACGTACTCACCTCTATGGAATCGTATACACAATTCACACAATAACCCATTGTCAATGTTTTAAGTTTACCATAGGCCCTTTCATAAGTCAAAAGAATCAAGACGATTTGCCCTTCAGAATATCACTCAGACATGCAAACTGAGATAAGGTCAGAGCTTCCCCTCTGACAGTGGCAGAAAGTTCCATTTGTTTCAACGCGTCCTGTATCTGTTCTTTTGTCACCTCCAGACTTCCTGCATTACCAAGACTGTTCGCCAAAGTTTTTCTTCTCTGTCCGAACGCTGCCCGGATCAGTGAAAACAGATATGTTTCATCTGCTACCTGAACTGGATTTTCTTTATATTTGTTCAGCCGTACTACGGCGCTTCCAACATTTGGTCTGGGAATGAAACAATTAGGAGAGACGTCCATCATTACTTCCGGTCTGGCATAATACTGTACCGCCAATGAAAGTGCGCCATAATCTTTCGTGCCCGGCCCGGCCTGCATTCTCTCAGCCACTTCTTTCTGTACCATAACTGTGATGCTTTCAAGTGGTACACAGCTCTCAAATAATCCCATAATGATCGGCGTTGTAATATAATACGGCAGATTGGCAACTACTTTGATCGGTCTGCCTCCGTTTTTCTCCTCCGCGAGCGCTTTCAGATTGACCTTTAATATGTCTTCATTGATAATTGAGACATTATTATAGTCCGCTAACGTCTCTTTCAGAATTGGAATCAGAAATCTGTCGATCTCCACCGCAATCACTTCTCTGGCAGACTCTGCCAGATATTGGGTCATCGTTCCGATGCCAGGTCCAATCTCCAACACACAGTCATCTTCTGTCACTTCCGCAGCTTGTACGATATTATCCAGAATATGAGAATCGACCAGAAAATTTTGCCCGTATCGTTTCTGAAAATTGAAGTGATATTTATTTAAAATCTCAACAGTACTGGAAATCTTTCCTAAATGTGCCATAATTTCTCTCCGTTCTCTCTTGTTATCTCCACTACCTTATCATAAGAAATTCCCTTTATATTGGCAATCTCTTTTGCAATAAAAGGAAGATTCAGAGAACTGTTCCTTTTACCGCGGTTTGGAACCGGCGCCAGATAAGGGCTGTCTGTCTCAAGGACGATCTTTTCAATCGGAATATATGCCACCGCCTCTTTTAATTTTTTGGCATTATGAAAGGTGACAACACCTCCGATACCAAAATAATAGTCCATATTTAAAAATTCTCTGGCTGTTTCCTTTGTATAAGAAAAACAATGGATCACACCGCCTGACCGTTCCGCGTGAAGTTGCTTCATCATATCCAGAGTATCTTTGGCCGCCTCTCTGGAATGAATGATAACCGGCAGGTTTATTTCCTGTGCCAGATGAAGTTGCCTCTCAAACCATTTTTTCTGTATTTCAGGGGAAGGTTCTTTCCAATAATAATCCAGCCCGATCTCTCCGACAGAAATCACTTTTTCATGATCACACTGTGCTCTCAACCACTGGAAACTCTCTTCTGTCAACTCTCCGGTTTCACTCGGATGAATGCCTGCGGCGGCATAGACAAACGGATATTTTTCGGAGAGAGCAATCGTTTTGCTGACACTTTGCAGGCTGGAACTGACATTAATGACATTTTTAATGTCATTTTCCGGCAGACTGCACAACAACTCGTCTCTGTCTTGTTCAAATGCGGCATCATCATAGTGGGCATGTGTTTCAAATATCATAAAGGTTCCCTTTCTTTGCTTCTGCAAATTTTATAATTTTCACAAATTTTATATTTTTTATATTTTTTTTAATAAATAGCTTGCAAATCAAAAAATATTATACTATAATCATTAATACATTGTAAATAATTTATGAATGGACAAGCGCCTTTAGCTCAGTTGGTAGAGCACCTGACTCTTAATCAGGGTGTCCAGGGTTCGAGCCCCTGAAGGCGCACTTATAAGTACCATCTTTGGGGACGATAAGAGCCTTGGGGATGGTACTTTCTTCTTTGTATCTCTGTTCTCTCTTAATCTTTTCTTTAATTTCCAAAACTTTATTGTAAAATACGGACCCATTTAATATAATTAACTTTATAACATATAAGGGTTTTATCAAAGGAGGAGGATAAAATATGTACGGAAACATGTATGGAAAAGAAAATGGAAATCAAAATGAAAAAGAAGACTACATCGAACTGCAGATCCCAAAAACAAAATCATTTCCCACAGCTGTCATTATTTCTCTGATCGCCGGTATTTCCGCGATTGTCTGTGTCAGCATATTTTCCGCTTGTCTGTTAAAATACAAGAC
The sequence above is a segment of the Lachnospiraceae bacterium JLR.KK008 genome. Coding sequences within it:
- a CDS encoding flagellin yields the protein MKINFNMSAIITNDCLTKSENALSNSIEKLSSGYKINHAKDSPSGIAIAKRMNAQIRSMTRAEQNANDGISVIGVAEGTLSEVHDMLQRLNELSIKASNGPLSDGDRQIVQEEVDSLLEEIDRIADSTEYNGSILLDGTFDLKGYVEKSDKANAVLNTSAIKIQSYSDEARAGFYELEIHSYQDAVTGEYYFTGATINGAAAGPGGTATMNVHGKPVPQQTVDNQIYSYDEKMSTVTITADKSFSLTLEIDLEALVASGDIPGDKVVVLDLTGIGAMTMQVGANEGQTLDIRIPKVSSKNLAIEDLDVSTEDEARKSIDRISKAINEISNIRSRLGAYENRLEHIVSSLDTTEESMTAAYSRIIDVNMAEEMTEYTKDQVLSQAGTSMLAQANQRPSQILQLLQ
- a CDS encoding DUF6240 domain-containing protein — protein: MKITFQPTDRDQKIERYQTAQRESAVRRIGTETGYTIDIGKTASGHEIEKGHAKTTEEIMQEAGRQNVALTRDYMAVMSNTMSDEDFANLQENGYEPGDTEVETAVTIVDRIKASLMQAGVSIAGYTDTIDMETLTEITGDAALAEEMSRTFSEMGVPLTEETAKMAFQALEEAGKLSEPSDDAAKYMITNGKEPVIEDLYVAQYSSTEQMGRQGKGYYRDDLGYLTKKAEDFNWDGLKSQIDHIIEDAGLEGVAEAEEGAKWLISSGIPLTKETLTSYMEMKNISLPIGQKALMQAMAAAVADGKKPSRANLTGALSLWEQAAKIWKRTQELSDQAADLTAGQGKSLTLRNLDAAQRLLESGYYHVTEENAAARRQLEEIRLQMTIAANRELLKSGYSIETQELEKVIEALKDVEDAQNRILFGGEGTQETAERAALYEEATAAVQSIPQMPAAVVGRVSVSQSEFTLHQVREEGEALALAYKKANESYETFQTAPRSDMGDSIRKAFDSTESLLEELGLETTDANKRAVRILGYNQLEITEENIATVKAADQALRNVVQKMTPAATLQMIRDGKNPLAMTVEELDDYLSRQQQDDPQKEQEKFSRFLYKLEQKKEITEEEKQSYIGIYRLLRQVEKSDGAVIGSLIHQGGELSFKNLLTAVRTAHAKRMDTAVDDDTGVLHEVKEKGVSIDSQIDAAFTGTKQEKEIDYYRRLSREIYNNLDADKLIGAAVDEAMGLEAFAEKMRQTESDRSADSAYRREQIAQYRQAQQVEKNAVNMLEMLEEPVTLENVRAMAACEQDMSGAWKKIRQEADAHSVDNKNQLEEKIAQLEENFESREEAAEAYHKLADTQKEILDEAMYETDNVTSLDMRQLGLIYKQVSFTAKLADTERYEIPVMMEDSVMALHLQVIHSDINKGMVEASMDMEAYGKIVIKLQLEDDQVKGFLIGSQKGSDEALQEMQEQIRERLEQTGLRTESMDIGFRKNLHTGFSEETNQGQQSQTSTKRLYNIAKTVISVVRKQSERGSYNENKL
- the glgB gene encoding 1,4-alpha-glucan branching protein GlgB, producing the protein MAERETVFISEADQYLFAKGTHYDIYKKLGAHLSEEKGKKGVFFAVWAPNAAKVNVIGSFNDWDEEIHEMEKIGPIGIYTLFIPGIKEGELYKFLVTAQDGRKLYKADPFANYAQKRPDTASVITDLGHIKWSDSEWMEAREKKDLNAEPIAIYECHIGSWMRHPDEESEGFYSYKEFADALVKYLKKMRYTHVELMGIAEHPFDGSWGYQVTGYYAPTSRYGTPKEFAYLVNKLHKNKIGVILDWVPAHFPKDAHGLAEFDGSAVFEHPDSRLGEHPDWGTKIFNYSKNEVVNFLIANALFWIKEFHIDGLRVDAVASMLYLDYGKQDGQWVANKYGDNKNLEAIEFFKHMNSVIRGTFPGVMTIAEESTAWPKVTGSIEEGGLYFSFKWNMGWMHDFCEYMKLDPIYRKGNHYAMTFAMSYNDSENYIMPLSHDEVVHLKCSMVNKMPGYQKDKYANLRTGYTYMFGHEGKKLLFMGQEFGQEREWSEERELDWFLLGEELNRGMQDYVAELLKIYRKYSCLHEIDNSWEGFEWVKADDAEQSTYAFIRKCPSGKQKLLFVMNMTPMERKEYRVGVPDKKKYKLLLNSDDTKFGGDGNEIPLSIAAEKTPCDYRDYSICFDLPPYTSAIFVF
- a CDS encoding YaaL family protein; protein product: MKSYFSKSSYVDKEDNSILNDIAKTRRALETAYAGFENATDPDLIDCYIYEVNAVQKRYKYLLQEAAKLNLAAETPKAENLCEESPAPLVRQTFREFPFSVG
- a CDS encoding pro-sigmaK processing inhibitor BofA family protein translates to MCVVILCVISLRKKAEFLLNFLLRGIIGMISIFFINEMLAAQNFAIMVGINPWTALTSAILGLPGVLLLYGIHLFKFL
- the rsmA gene encoding 16S rRNA (adenine(1518)-N(6)/adenine(1519)-N(6))-dimethyltransferase RsmA → MAHLGKISSTVEILNKYHFNFQKRYGQNFLVDSHILDNIVQAAEVTEDDCVLEIGPGIGTMTQYLAESAREVIAVEIDRFLIPILKETLADYNNVSIINEDILKVNLKALAEEKNGGRPIKVVANLPYYITTPIIMGLFESCVPLESITVMVQKEVAERMQAGPGTKDYGALSLAVQYYARPEVMMDVSPNCFIPRPNVGSAVVRLNKYKENPVQVADETYLFSLIRAAFGQRRKTLANSLGNAGSLEVTKEQIQDALKQMELSATVRGEALTLSQFACLSDILKGKSS
- a CDS encoding flagellar protein FliS — protein: MTDEARKNFTMRITQANKSELIVILYEMYLAYVEDAVRDQNDRDKFREAIRKARGCVTELMNSLDHRYEVAHNLLRLYSYINKEMAGADVRGSIEPLSRCRKVMTELMEAYRTVSQEDTSGPVMGNTQTVYAGLTYGKGKLTESLSHEGSRGFLA